Within candidate division KSB1 bacterium, the genomic segment ATCAAGATTTGACGGAGACTCTGTGAATCGAGCGAATGTTTTTGACGAGCTGCAGCGACGAGGCTTTGTTCAACAATTGACCGACCCGGATGAATTGCGCGAGCTCCTGGGACGAGAGGCGGTCACTTTTTACATCGGCTTCGACCCTACGGCCGACAGCCTGCATGTCGGCCATCTCATGGGCATCATGGCTATGATTCACATGCAGCGTTACGGCCATCGGCCGATTGCCATCGTCGGCGGCGGCACGGCAATGGTCGGAGACCCCAGCGGCAAGACTGAAATGCGCAAAATGCTGAGCCGAGAACAGATTGTCGAAAACACGCAAAAGATCAAGGCACAGTTGATGCGTTACCTCGATTTTAGCGAAGGCAAGGCGCTTTTGGTGGATAATTACGAATGGCTGGGGAATTTGAACTACCTCGAGTTTTTGCGCGACATCGGCAGGCATTTCAGCGTCAATAAAATGCTGTCTTACGAAACCTATAAACGGCGTCTGGAGACCGGTCTCTCGTTTCTGGAATTCAATTATCAGTTGCTGCAGGCCTATGATTTTTATATGCTTTTCAAGCGGTACAACTGCCGACTCCAGATGGGCGGCGATGATCAATGGGCAAACATTCTGGCCGGCACTGATTTGATTCGTCGCCTCGAAGGCGTCAATGTCTACGGCCACACCTTTCCTTTGTTGACCACTGCCGACGGCAAAAAAATGGGCAAGACTGAAGCCGGAGCGCTTTGGCTGGACCAGCAAAAGACGCCTCCGTATGATTATTTTCAATATTGGGTGAATATTGACGATCGGGATGTCTACAAATGCTTGGCGTATTTTACATTGCTGCCGATGACCGAGATTGAGCGGGTCGAAGCAATGCAGGGTGCAGAACTGAATGCGGCAAAAAGAATATTGGCCTACGAGGCGACCAAATTGACTCATGGCGAGGAAGCTGCCAAATCGGCTTTAGCGGCGGCAATTGCCGCATTCGGCGCTGTAGAAATCCCTGATGATCTTTTGCCCTCAAGTTCGATTCCCCGAAGGGTTGACCTGAGCAGCGAGGCATCCATTCCGCATGCCGAAATCAGTCGATCCTTGCTCGAATCCAGGCCGTTGTTGG encodes:
- the tyrS gene encoding tyrosine--tRNA ligase, whose product is MNRANVFDELQRRGFVQQLTDPDELRELLGREAVTFYIGFDPTADSLHVGHLMGIMAMIHMQRYGHRPIAIVGGGTAMVGDPSGKTEMRKMLSREQIVENTQKIKAQLMRYLDFSEGKALLVDNYEWLGNLNYLEFLRDIGRHFSVNKMLSYETYKRRLETGLSFLEFNYQLLQAYDFYMLFKRYNCRLQMGGDDQWANILAGTDLIRRLEGVNVYGHTFPLLTTADGKKMGKTEAGALWLDQQKTPPYDYFQYWVNIDDRDVYKCLAYFTLLPMTEIERVEAMQGAELNAAKRILAYEATKLTHGEEAAKSALAAAIAAFGAVEIPDDLLPSSSIPRRVDLSSEASIPHAEISRSLLESRPLLVDLLVNFQLTSSKSEGRRLIDQGGVYLNGDKVSDRDAVLSVEHVRDNKISIRLGKKKHFNLIVI